Proteins encoded in a region of the Stieleria neptunia genome:
- a CDS encoding type VI secretion system accessory protein TagJ, producing MTNTPMELYEAGRLDEAVDASLAMVKAKPADVGLRFQLAELSCIAGNFDRADKQLDTVTNQDPQAAIGAALLRQLVRAELARRECFFKGRVPEFLGEPSDKLKAHLQALTLFRSGDVPAAAAALEPMAETKNLNQPVEVNGNEVDEIRDLDDLLSPVLEVHTTTGKYFWVDWNQILEMEIHPPKRPFDLLWRQASLSIESGPDGEVYLPAIYLEPAEDGPTDANLQLGRGTDWADSGQGIVRGRGQKMLLVGDQDLPIMELQTIRRGE from the coding sequence ATGACAAACACTCCGATGGAGCTGTACGAAGCGGGGCGGCTGGACGAGGCGGTGGACGCGTCACTGGCGATGGTCAAAGCCAAACCGGCCGACGTCGGGTTGCGATTTCAACTCGCCGAACTCTCCTGCATCGCCGGAAACTTTGACCGAGCCGACAAACAGCTCGACACCGTGACCAATCAAGACCCGCAAGCGGCGATCGGTGCGGCGCTGTTGCGACAGCTGGTGCGAGCGGAATTGGCCCGGCGAGAATGTTTCTTCAAAGGCCGGGTGCCGGAATTTTTGGGTGAGCCGTCTGATAAACTCAAGGCACACCTTCAGGCGCTCACCCTGTTTCGATCCGGCGACGTCCCCGCCGCCGCCGCGGCGTTGGAACCGATGGCGGAAACCAAGAATCTGAATCAGCCGGTTGAGGTCAACGGCAACGAGGTCGACGAGATCCGAGACCTGGACGATTTGCTGTCGCCGGTCTTGGAGGTCCACACGACGACCGGAAAGTATTTCTGGGTCGACTGGAACCAGATTCTGGAGATGGAAATCCATCCGCCCAAGCGCCCCTTTGATCTGCTCTGGAGGCAAGCGTCACTGTCGATCGAGTCGGGCCCCGACGGCGAGGTCTACCTGCCGGCGATCTACTTGGAACCGGCAGAAGACGGCCCGACCGACGCCAATTTGCAACTCGGACGCGGCACCGATTGGGCCGATTCGGGCCAGGGCATCGTTCGCGGCCGCGGCCAGAAAATGCTGCTCGTGGGCGACCAAGACCTGCCGATCATGGAACTGCAAACGATCCGGCGTGGTGAGTAA
- the tssC gene encoding type VI secretion system contractile sheath large subunit yields the protein MPPAEFRSDGSYHTEVLAESLLQRVLSAAADAHDGGSAPASQPGRSAATPLAKFLAADGVEESLECWFGKSWSQDRRLRDKQSVLARLAADIAEIDRMLNDQINAILHHPKFQRLESSWRGLAFLVRRADIESDPMIKVRVLSARWKELEKDFERNVEFDQSALFKKVYEEELGMPGGEPFGVLVGDYDIQPRVSAEHPTDDLSVLRALSGVAASSFCPVLLAASPELLDLESFSELQVTRDHESRLSRTDYLKWNALRDDEDARFVGVVLPRILMRGPYEDDGSRIDRFVFREDVFSPDGKGYLWGNPGYAYAAVLMRSFATSGWLADIRGLRQDVEGGGLVSDLPALSFPTDAPGVVPRPMTEIAVTDSLERQLSDLGLLPICDCKDTPMAVFASGQSLQRPKKYDTADANTNAKISAMLPYMLTVSRFAHYIKVIGRTKMGSFTTAEELQRLLHDWIIEYVTADREASADVKSRKPLREASITVQPDPGKPGSFYCIMRLAPHYELDEMVGSVRLQTRIGRS from the coding sequence GTTCCGCTCCGATGGATCGTATCACACCGAAGTACTCGCGGAGTCTCTGCTTCAGCGAGTCCTGTCGGCTGCGGCGGACGCTCACGACGGCGGTTCGGCGCCGGCGTCGCAACCCGGCCGGTCGGCTGCCACGCCGCTGGCCAAATTTCTTGCCGCTGACGGTGTCGAAGAGTCGCTGGAATGTTGGTTCGGCAAAAGTTGGAGCCAAGATCGGCGGCTGAGAGACAAGCAATCGGTGCTCGCCCGCTTGGCCGCCGACATCGCCGAGATCGATCGGATGCTCAACGACCAGATCAACGCGATTTTGCATCATCCCAAGTTCCAGCGTTTGGAATCCTCCTGGCGCGGGTTGGCGTTTCTGGTCCGCAGAGCGGACATCGAAAGCGATCCGATGATCAAGGTCCGCGTGTTGTCGGCGCGTTGGAAAGAACTCGAAAAAGACTTTGAACGCAACGTCGAATTCGACCAGAGCGCCCTGTTCAAGAAAGTCTACGAAGAGGAACTGGGGATGCCCGGCGGGGAACCGTTCGGCGTCTTGGTCGGGGACTATGACATCCAGCCCCGCGTCTCGGCAGAACACCCGACCGATGACCTGTCGGTCCTGAGAGCCTTGTCGGGCGTGGCGGCCAGCTCGTTTTGCCCGGTACTGTTGGCGGCCAGCCCGGAACTGCTGGATCTGGAAAGCTTTTCCGAGTTGCAGGTGACGCGCGATCATGAATCCCGTTTGTCGCGAACGGATTATTTGAAATGGAACGCGCTGCGTGACGATGAAGACGCCCGATTCGTCGGCGTCGTGCTGCCGAGAATCCTGATGCGTGGGCCCTACGAAGACGACGGCAGCCGGATCGATCGTTTTGTTTTCCGCGAAGACGTCTTCAGCCCCGACGGAAAGGGTTATTTGTGGGGCAATCCTGGCTATGCCTACGCCGCGGTGTTGATGCGTTCGTTTGCGACCAGTGGCTGGCTGGCCGACATCCGCGGGCTGCGTCAGGACGTCGAGGGCGGCGGACTGGTCTCGGATCTGCCCGCGCTGAGTTTTCCCACCGACGCGCCCGGCGTGGTCCCGCGACCGATGACCGAAATCGCGGTCACCGATTCGCTGGAACGACAGCTCAGTGATTTGGGGCTGCTGCCGATTTGCGATTGCAAAGACACGCCGATGGCCGTATTTGCCAGCGGCCAATCGCTCCAGCGTCCCAAGAAGTACGACACCGCCGATGCCAATACCAACGCCAAAATCAGCGCCATGCTGCCGTACATGTTGACGGTCTCCCGGTTCGCCCACTACATCAAAGTGATCGGCCGAACCAAAATGGGTTCGTTCACCACCGCGGAAGAATTACAACGGCTGTTGCACGACTGGATCATCGAGTACGTCACCGCCGACCGCGAAGCGAGTGCCGATGTGAAAAGCCGCAAACCACTTCGCGAAGCCAGCATCACGGTCCAGCCCGACCCCGGTAAGCCGGGCTCGTTTTACTGTATCATGCGGTTGGCGCCGCACTACGAACTCGACGAAATGGTCGGCAGCGTTCGCTTGCAGACCCGAATCGGACGCTCGTAG